One stretch of Anguilla anguilla isolate fAngAng1 chromosome 5, fAngAng1.pri, whole genome shotgun sequence DNA includes these proteins:
- the LOC118228244 gene encoding photoreceptor-specific nuclear receptor-like: MEDYCSQISMPSSSSSGSSGNNGSDVTRGEQSPSPCKSLGPALLCKVCGDSSSGKHYGIYACNGCSGFFKRSVRRRLIYRCQASMSMCPVDKAHRNQCQACRLKKCLQAGMNKDAVQNERQPRSTAQVRLDSIDLDAKQQHLATTWEPTPSSSSTSSSSSTCSFSDATRPHITSSISSSITSSTPLPQCAAPQNNHRFMASLMTAETCAKLEPEDADENIDVTSGEPERTPSDCRMSLWPSGSQENVYETSARLLFMSVKWAKNLPIFSNLPFRDQVILLEEAWSELFLLCAVQWSMPLESCPLLSLPDLSPTSHSKASTSTAQLRLLQEVFGRFRALSIDPTEFACLKGIILFKPEARGLKDPEQVENLQDQSQLMLDQHVHAQYPGQPARFGKLLLLLPSLRFVASEQIELLFFHTTIGNTPMEKLLCDMFKN, encoded by the exons ATGGAGGATTACTGCTCCCAGATCTCCATGCCTTCCTCATCCTCCAGTGGGTCCTCAGGGAACAACGGCTCAGATGTCACCCGTGGAG AACAGAGCCCTTCCCCCTGTAAATcgctcggccccgccctgctgTGTAAGGTGTGCGGGGACAGCAGCAGTGGTAAGCATTACGGGATCTATGCGTGTAACGGTTGCAGCGGCTTCTTCAAGCGGAGTGTGCGGAGGAGGCTCATCTACAg GTGCCAGGCTAGCATGAGCATGTGTCCCGTGGACAAAGCACACAGGAACCAGTGCCAAGCCTGCCGACTGAAGAAGTGCCTGCAGGCTGGCATGAACAAGGATG cggtgcAGAATGAGAGGCAGCCTCGCAGTACAGCGCAGGTGAGGTTGGACTCGATTGACCTGGATGCCAAGCAGCAACACCTGGCCACCACATGGGAGCCAACCCCATCTtcctcttccacctcctcctcctcctccacctgctccttCTCTGACGCCACCAGGCCCCACATTACCTcgtccatctcctcctccatcacctcctccacccccttgCCGCAGTGTGCCGCACCTCAGAACAACCACCGCTTCATGGCCAGCCTGATGACTGCAGAGACCTGCGCCAAACTGGAGCCGGAGGATG cggATGAAAACATCGACGTGACGAGCGGCGAGCCAGAGAGGACGCCCTCGGACTGTCGGATGTCGCTCTGGCCTTCCGGGAGCCAGGAGAACGTGTACGAGACCTCTGCTCGCCTGCTTTTCATGTCCGTCAAGTGGGCCAAGAACCTGCCCATCTTCTCTAACCTGCCCTTCCGAGACCAG GTGATCCTATTGGAGGAGGCCTGGAGCGAGCTCTTCCTGCTGTGTGCGGTGCAGTGGTCCATGCCCCTGGAGAGCTGCCCTCTGCTGTCCCTACCTGACCTGTCCCCAACCTCACATAGCAAGGCCAGCACCTCCACTGCTCAGCTGCGCCTCCTGCAGGAAGTTTTTGGCCGCTTCAGGGCCTTGTCCATCGACCCCACTGAGTTCGCCTGCCTGAAGGGCATCATCCTGTTCAAGCCAG AGGCCCGTGGCTTGAAGGATCCAGAACAGGTCGAAAACTTGCAGGATCAGTCTCAGCTGATGCTGGATCAGCACGTCCACGCACAATATCCTGGTCAGCCTGCCAG GTTTGGGAAGCTCCTGCTGCTTCTTCCTTCCCTGCGCTTTGTGGCATCGGAACAGATCGAGCTCCTCTTCTTCCACACCACCATTGGCAACACGCCCATGGagaagctgctctgtgacatGTTCAAGAACTAG